One genomic segment of Ctenopharyngodon idella isolate HZGC_01 chromosome 7, HZGC01, whole genome shotgun sequence includes these proteins:
- the ywhae2 gene encoding tyrosine 3-monooxygenase/tryptophan 5-monooxygenase activation protein, epsilon polypeptide 2, which produces MADREHLVYQAKLAEQAERYDEMVETMKNVAGKDIELTVEERNLLSVAYKNVIGARRASWRIISSIEQKEESKGGEDKLKMIREYRQTVENELKSICNDILDVLDKHLIPAANTGESKVFYYKMKGDYHRYLAEFATGNDRKEAAENSLVAYKAASDIAMIELPPTHPIRLGLALNFSVFYYEILNSPDRACRLAKAAFDDAIAELDTLSEDSYKDSTLIMQLLRDNLTLWTSDMQGDGEEQNKPAQQDAEEETQ; this is translated from the exons AAATGGTGGAGACAATGAAGAATGTTGCAGGGAAGGACATCGAGCTCACAGTAGAGGAGAGAAACCTGTTATCAGTTGCATATAAGAATGTGATTGGAGCACGGAGAGCCTCCTGGAGGATAATCAGCAGCATTGAGCAGAAAGAGGAGAGCAAGGGCGGAGAGGACAAACTCAAAATGATCCGAGAATACAGACAAACG GTTGAGAATGAGCTGAAATCTATTTGCAATGACATACTGGATGTACTGGACAAACACCTCATTCCTGCAGCCAACACAGGAGAATCCAAAGTTTTCTACTACAAAAT gAAGGGTGACTACCACAGGTACCTAGCAGAGTTTGCCACGGGTAATGACAGGAAGGAAGCAGCAGAGAACAGTTTGGTTGCGTACAAAGCTGCCAGTGACATTGCCATGATTGAGCTCCCACCCACACATCCCATCCGGCTTGGCCTAGCTCTCAACTTCTCCGTCTTTTACTACGAGATCCTTAACTCCCCTGACCGCGCATGcag GTTGGCGAAGGCAGCGTTTGATGATGCGATAGCAGAGCTGGACACGCTGAGTGAGGACAGTTACAAGGACTCTACACTCATCATGCAGCTGTTACGGGACAACCTGACACTGTGGACTTCAGACATGCAGGGAGATG GTGAAGAACAAAATAAACCAGCACAGCAAGATGCTGAGGAGGAAACCCAGTGA